In Columba livia isolate bColLiv1 breed racing homer chromosome Z, bColLiv1.pat.W.v2, whole genome shotgun sequence, one DNA window encodes the following:
- the SPEF2 gene encoding sperm flagellar protein 2 isoform X11: MSAILCEWLNQEVKLSRSVGSGSFSEEFSTGYLLGELLYKYGLQDDFNQFSQSRVANAKLNNFTRLEPTLRLLGVQFNENVAQDIMTGRHGAATKLLYELYIALGKKQKAKLTGVAIEAMRPAATTKLKSIESVLYRERLKNLVPRQTDLQLQQISDHFEIKSKPVADEIARIHIAEQQKFQKIQEEQIAQDTEKHNIGRRRQNEIMAKIQAAVIQVPKPPPKCIVKAIEAKAFLKKKREAEDTYKEIKKFENSMAGNAFAVHNQVTDSDIQELLQATTLESTAQTATELLNIYSDDEYIRKIQKRLEEDTFAREQREKRRRRMLMEQLIAHEAQEKAYREEQLIHRLMRQSQQERRIAVQLMHVRHEKEVLRQNRIFREKQYEERREKEFQEALDREAALAKQEKIDYEEQTIKERERHEKIAVERAQARYKKHYAICWEVIDQIIDLSTKVGEYRLLTNNKIPLKLMCDWKEFFFNGKPIYGQTSIQPLPNGPSQELEELNKMILLDEKDYGEYKSMTGEWRPSEDNSENKPPLNNNILGHVLHRLMEIFYPPKPVSSPPAFPEFPIKGCILGKHFSGKTTCVKFLGKVCNIQVLSIDTLVQEAIQAYLKNEMKSEHDVISQETECSEKENEVQNNLSKSPAKVLEELKTETSINGTNGPPGPSLQSCFQDSWPSAGTEGMGTLNLPAHCGRL; encoded by the exons ATGTCGGCGATTTTGTGCGAGTGGCTTAACCAGGAGGTGAAGCTCTCCCGGAGCGTGG GTTCAGGGTCATTTTCGGAAGAATTTTCTACTGGCTACCTCCTAGGAGAACTCCTATACAAGTATGGTCTTCAGGATGACTTTAATCAATTTTCACAGAGCAG GGTTGcaaatgcaaaacttaacaatTTTACTCGCCTGGAGCCCACGCTTCGCCTCCTTGGTGTACAGTTTAATGAGAATGTTGCCCAAGACATAATGACAGGACGGCATGGGGCTGCCACAAAGCTTTTATATGAATTGTACATTGCtttaggaaaaaagcaaaaggcaaaactCACTGGAGTAGCCATAGAAGCAATGAGACCTGCAGCAACTACAAAGCTTAAGTCTATTGAAAGTGTTTTGTATCGAGAG CGTTTGAAAAATTTAGTGCCACGTCAGACTGATTTGCAACTACAGCAGATTTCAgatcattttgaaataaaatctaaGCCAGTAGCAGATGAAATAGCTCGTATACATATTGCAGAACAACAGAAATTTCAGAAGATCCAAGAGGAACAAATAGCCCAAGACACAGAAAAG CATAACATAGGAAGAAGgagacaaaatgaaataatggcTAAGATTCAAGCAGCCGTTATACAGGTTCCAAAGCCACCACCAAAGTGCATTGTAAAAGCTATTGAAGCCAAAGCAttcttaaagaagaaaagagaagcagag GACACTTACAAGGAGATTAAAAAATTTGAGAATTCTATGGCAGGAAATGCCTTTGCGGTACACAACCAAGTCACTGACAG TGATATACAAGAATTATTGCAAGCAACAACCCTTGAAAGTACAGCACAGACAGCAACTGAgctgttaaatatttattcagatGATGAATATATACGAAAAATTCAAAAACGTTTGGAGGAAGATACTTTTGCTAGAGAACAACGAGAAAAGAGACGACGAAGAATGCTAATGGAGCAGTTAATAGCACATGAAGCACAAGAG AAGGCTTATCGGGAAGAGCAACTTATTCACAGACTAATGAGACAATCTCAGCAGGAGCGGAGGATTGCTGTTCAACTCATGCATGTTCGACATGAAAAAGAGGTGTTAAGACAGAATAGaattttcagggaaaaacaatatgaagaaagaagagagaaagagttCCAAGAAGCTCTTGATAGAGAAGCG gctctggcaaagcaagaaaaaattgATTATGAAGAACAAACCATCAAAGAAAGAGAACGTCATGAGAAAATTGCCGTTGAAAGAGCTCAGGCTCGTTATAAAAAGCATTATGCTATATGTTGGGAAGTGATTGACCAAATAATTGATTTGTCAACAAAAGTAGGAGAATATCGTCTGCTGACTAACAA CAAAATTCCGTTAAAACTGATGTGTGATTGGaaggaatttttctttaatggaaaACCAATATATGGGCAAACCTCAATTCAACCTTTGCCAAATGGACCAAGTCAAGAACTTGAAGAGCTGAATAAAATGATTCTGTTAGATGAAAAGGATTATGGTGAATACAAG AGTATGACAGGGGAATGGCGCCCATCTGAAGAcaacagtgaaaacaaacctcCTCTTAATAATAACATATTGGGTCATGTGCTTCATAGACTGATGGAGATTTTCTATCCTCCAAAACCCGTATCTTCACCACCTGCATTTCCTGAGTTTCCCATCAAGGGATGTATTTTGGGGAAACATTTTAGTGGAAAAACTACCTGCGTAAAGTTTCTTGGAAAag TTTGCAACATTCAGGTACTATCTATTGATACTCTGGTTCAGGAGGCCATCCAAGCttatcttaaaaatgaaatgaaaagtgAACATGATGTGATTTCACAGGAAACAGAAtgttctgagaaagaaaatgag GTCCAAAATAACTTATCAAAATCACCAGCAAAAGTTCTAGAGGAACTCAAAACAGAAACATCTATCAATGGAACCAATg GGCctccaggtccttctctgcaaagctgctttcaagACAGTTGGCCATCAGCTGGTACTGAAGGCATGGGGACACTGAACCTGCCAGCCCATTGTGGAAGGCTGTGA